The DNA region CCCACCCTCATCCCCCAACCCCAGGGGGGTCCAGGCACCATGGGGGTTAATTACAGGAGATGGGGGTGGGTAATGAGGGGCTGTCAAGGGGGCAGGCTGATGCCCTCTTACAGCCATCTCCAGAGAAGCCCAGCTGCACCCCCCAGGGGCTGAGCCCCGGCCCCCACACAGCTGTGGGGTGGGCTGAGAAAGAGTATTGAGGCACTGAGGAGGGCGGCAGGTCTGAACTACTGGTGAATTAAGGACATAGAGCAGGCATCCAAGGGCTTCATAGCCTGGTTTTCCTGGGCGAGTGGGTATGTATGTTCATGCTCTGTAAATCCCTGCCTCTCTACATGACTGTGGACTTAATGCTTCAGGAAGTGATTGCGTACTCTTATTGATAacatcaacaaaaacagcaaacttGGGTTAGCATGTGTCAGGCTTTGTGCTGAATCCTTTAAATGCATTCACTCTCATTAGGTGGGTACTGTTATTTCCCCCATTTTTCTGACAAAGCAAGTGAGGCTTGATTTTAACTCACCCATGGCCAAAGAACTGGCAGAACTGGAACTTGAGCCCAGGCCTATCTGACCCCAGTGCCCACACTCTTAATCACTCTAGTGTGTAGCACCTGTTTGAGGTGTACCTATATGACCCTCATCTCAAGGCCCCGGTGTATGTATACGTGCCCTAGTTGTTTGTTCAGGTGTACAGGTCTGTGGATGGGCATCTCTGCCATGTGTGCCAAGCAGGGCCTCAGTCAGGTAAGGCAGGTGTGCAAAAGCAATAGTGGGTCCAAGAGCAGACAAGCACATGGATGCAATTCAGATCAAGAGAAGAAGAGCTGGGCTTCTGGAGGAACCCCTCTCTGCCCCATCCTCTCCCTTCAACTACGAGTGTGGAAGTAGAGTGAAGAGGTAAAGGTTCTGTGAGCCCCTCAGAGTGAGGACCCCGAGCCAGAGAGAATAGCCAGCAGCAGATATggtggggaagggagagaaacTCTGAGAGAGATGGCAGAGAGGACACCCGTCACAGGCTCCTGAGTGGAGGAGGAATGAGCTGggcagaggagggggaggagggaatgaGAACTGTGATGGGAAGTGAAGAGACAGCTGGGAAGGGGGTGGCTAGAGGGGACAGAAAGGAAGAGGGACATATGGGGTCTCTTCCCCCACACTTGCCCGTTTATTATGTCCTTTAGAGGATCAAGACAGTGGCTGGTGAGGTGTTTGCTCCTAGCTCAGTGCCTGCTCCAGCTTGGTGCCTCTGCTCTGCCCAGAGCCCCCACTCACCCTTCCCTTAGGCTGCCCAGCTAAACGCTGGGTTACCATGGCAACTGTGAAGCCTCTCAGATAGCCACTGGCTGGGCCACTGTTCCAGGGCTTCcacgtggtggtggtgggaggagggaggCTCCATCTGGTCCAATCCCCATCACTCCACCCCATTTTCATTGGCACTCCAGAATTGAGATAGCAACTCAGCACCAGGTAGGAGCATTCCACTTCatatcactctctctctctctctctctcacacacacacacacacacacacacaaagagagagaaacagtagcctagagaaggaataaagaatGAATACTTCTTTAATTGCGAGAGCATTTAGCCAATAGTATTAGAGTTCCGCCTGAACTTCAAGTTTAATTCACAATAGCTGctctctctcagcttcttctcATTCTGGGAAAAGTCTCACCTCAGCCCTTGGAGAGGCACAAGGTCACAGGGTCTGTGCAGGTCTGGAAGAAGAGGCAGCCTGGAGCAAGCAGCACAGGAGCAGCGGGTGTGCTCTGGGAGCAGCCACACTTCCTCACCTGGGCCACTTGCCCAAAGGGTAGGCCCTCTCAGGAAGCTGAAGCAGAATGGGATGTTCTTTTGGGGGGATTCTTGGAGAGGCCATTGGGGCTCCCACACTAGAATGAGAAAGAACTGGAAAGGTGTAAGAAGGTATCTAATCCAAATGAGGATTAGGTGAGGCAACTGAGGCCCATGAAGCAAGGATCTGCTCCGGGTGACAGAGAGatccagtggcagagctggaacaaGTGCCCAGTCTCCAGACTCCTGCCCAGGGCTCTCTCCCAGCCACACCAACCACTCCCAGAGCAAGACTTTGTCAAGACTTTGCTGAAGCTCTGGGCCCCGGGGGGCTGCTGGGCTGGGTAGGGTGAAAGCCTCTTGGATAAAGTCTGCCTTACAGTTGGGAATTGAAATCTTGAAAATGCCGTAGTTCTAAAACGGGGAGACCACAAGCTTCAGAATGAAAATACAGCCTCCTTGCTAATTACCACCTTAAAGCACTATAGGTTGAAAACCTtgaattaaaaatgtaaattgagGGCAGAGTTGCACCACTCCCTCCCAGGACACCATTTACTTCGTTACCCAGCGACCATCCACCCCTCCcctactcccccacccccagtctaTCTGCCTTGCCTGGCTCTGGCCCTGCAGATCTGTGTCTGGTGATATGGGTGGGGCAGGAGGTGGAGGTTTTCAGTGTATGGCCTGCACGAGGGGAGGGGAGGTCACGGACCTCTCTCCCAGAAAACGACAGCACCTAACCTCCAGGCGTGTCTTGAGGGTGCAGGAAGTTTGGGGATATTTGTGTGGCCACACAGTGGAGTGCCTGGTCCCAGAAGACGCTGGATAACGATCTGGTGAGTGATGTAGCCGCCTCCTGGGTGGTGCCCTCCATCcacccacaccaccaccaccaccctgcgGCCCTGATCAAGCGGCTCAGAGGAAGAAGTGGGCCTGATCCCCGGACCCAGGGCCGCTCGACGTCAGCCGGTCACAGCGAGCCTTGTAGAGGTCGCGCTCCCGGGCCAGGCGGGCCACTTCGGCCCGTAGTGCATCCAGCTGGGCGAGTAGGCGGGCGCGCTCGGCCTCCAGCCCGCGCCGCTGCTGCAGCCGCTTAGAGCGGCAGGCCTGAGCGTAGCCGCGGTTCTTCAGCGTGCGGCGCCTCTGCTTCAGCCGCAGCGCCTCGTCCCGTCCGCAGCCCCGCAGCTGCCGGTTGAGCTCCCGCACAGACATCGACACCAGCGCCGCGTCCGAAAACCGATCGGCCAGCTGCAGAGGGCGAGTGCAGAGACCGGGTCAGCGCGGGTCCGCCCGCTCTACACGCAGGTCACGACTCCAGACTGCACCCCCCCGCGGAAAAGCCAGGCCCCCGGCTCCTGCCTCTTCCCTGAAGGCTCGCCCTTTACAGTCTACCCAGCAGTCCAGATCCCGCCCCAGGCCCCAACACGCAGCTGGGAGCCCCCGCTGGTCCGTGCCACAGGCCACGCGCGCCTTTAGGCCCACCCCTCGGTTAAGGCCCCGCCTCCCGCGGTCATGCGTGCCAGACGTGCCATCTGAACCCGGCACCGCCCCTGGGCCGTCCCCAGCTGCGGCTCGAGGCCGGAGGCGTCCAATGGGCCAGTCGGGTGGAACCGCAGCCACGCAGACTCCGCCCTCCCAACGCACAGCCCTTCCCTGTCCTGAAGGCCGCAACGGTGTGACCCTCAAAGGATTTGGATTACATCCTAATGCCCTCAACGCCCCCATCTGTGTCTGTAATTAATTGGATGAATTCCAATCCCTCTTGAGAAGGTTGGGGGCTGAGGAAACACCAGTCTTGAAAAGGCCAACCTCGTTTTGGTCCCCACAGCCTTAACACCATTCCATTCCACACATAACCGTTCCCTGGTTTTCACAAGGTGCACCTATTTACCTCCCCATAATTGTCTgttaacggagccctggtggtgcagtggtcaagaactCGGCTCCTAAGCAAAAGggcaacagttggaatccaccagctgctccctggaaacccaacagggccattctaccctgtcctatcaggtcactgagtcggaatcaacggcgttgggggtttttttttttttttggaactccATCTTCTCCCTATTCCTTCTGATTCAGTCCACTGATTTCTCTCCATTTCAAGAGAGGGGAGAAGAGCATAACGTACTTTTCTCTGTCTGATTTCTTGCAAGGGCCCACCTTGCCTTCtgtctttttccttctctgtctctttctcctgTCTATACCCTCCCCAAGAACCCTCCTTCCTCTTGGCCTGTCCCTTtcctcctcctgctccctcaaccTGCTTCCCCCTTAGACCACCTCACTCACCTGGTCATGCTGGGCTCCTGTCTCCTCTGGACTTCCTGGGTAGTAGCCTTGAGGCCCCTCAGCAGGGACTGGGCCCTGCAGCAACTCCACGGCCTCCTCAGGACTCAGCCCCAGtgcctccccagcccccagctgctGCTGCAGGGTAGCCAGCCAATACAGCTCCTCAAGGCCTGGCCGGGAGCCCTCAGTGGCCCCCACCACACCTGGCTCACTCAAGGTGGGCGAAGGAGGCACAGAGCTATAGGGTGTGGAGCCCAGTGAGGCTATGGGGGGGCCAGATCGCCCCTCAGGGGGCTCCCGCTTTACCTCAAACTTCATCAAGTCAAAGTCATTAACATATTCCATGGCCAGGGGGCTGGGGGGCAGTGCCATTCTGAGGCTGGGTTGGGAGGGGTGCACCTGGAAAAAATAGGAGAGGtctggagcacctggaggatgCCTGACAGCTCCCTTCACCAAAACCTGCTTCGCCCAAAGCCCAAGTGCCCTGGAGCCAGAGTTCTGGAAAGCCAGAGTGAGAGCGCAGCCTTGTTCCCTGCTTAGTCACCtccaggctgggggtgggggtgaggggaagaGGGTAATGTTTGGGTAGAGGGGCTCCTGACAGGGGCACAGCAGCCTAAGGACCTGAACAAGGAACAGGGCAGCACAGGCCCTGGCCCtactggtgcctctgggtgatgtCTATGAAAAACAAGAGCAATACAGTATGCTTCAGCCCTAGTGCTGGGACATACTGAGAGGCTCTGTCGTCTCAAGAGGCATCATCCATTTCcaggcaatttaaaaaaattgcttaATTAACTCTGACAGAGTATGTGTGTATTTTAGGACAGTGGGAAGGCAAGTTGGTTGCGAAGTTTAAGATATCAAGGATAATGTGCTATTGTACATCTCTGTCTCTCAGAACACCCGGGCCAATACCTTGCACATGGAAGACCCTCAGTACGCATCTGTTGTGTGAACTACCCAAGCAATGAATCCCTTTTATAGAAGCAAGAGACTTtccaatgaaaaaaagaatgtccTAGAATCCATTCTAGAAAGACCAGGACTGAGTGGTGACCATCTATCCCCAAGGCCAGCCTCTCCAACTGGAACTTACCAAGACTGATTTTCCTCCTATTCAGAACCTGCTGTGTTCTGTGAACTTGGGCAGATCACCTCCCCCTTTCTGACCTTAGTTTTTTGTTCAATGAGGGCAATTAGACTTTCCCAAAGTGTGTTCTATGGAACACTCAATTCTGAGAAATGCCCAAGAAGAGGTCTGTGCTCAGAAATTTTGAGAAATACAGCCTCCTGTGCCCACCTCTTGCAGATTCACAAGGCATGGCAGCATATTAGCATAAGAAGTCCTTCGGTTCCATTTTAACACAGAGTGTCCCAAGTTTTTGTCACCAAGGAGCTCTCTTCCCTGTTATCAATTATGGAACATGTGTTCAGAGCACACCTTAGGAACCCCTAGCTAGATGACCTCAGAGAGCCTTCCCAGCCTGGAAATCCTGCGCTCCGGCCCAGCTCCCCATTCCCACAGCCTCATCCCATCCCCAGACAGGGCAAGGCAGGGAGCGCTCATCACCACAGCTTGCAGTTTGATTCCATTTTGATGCCCCAGGCCCAGGTAGCCCTCTTTCCTACCCACAGTTCAGACCCCCAGGTTCTACCCAAACAGGTGGGAAGAAGCACAAAGCCTCTCGCTCTCATTGTCCCAGGAAAGAATTTTGGCCTCTACCTCTGGGAGGACAGAGGGAATAGGAACAAAGACACAAATTTAAGGAACTGGTCCTTGGTGGGGAAGGAGCTGGTGAGACACTAAGAGAGAATGACTGAAGAAGTGTCCAGGGAGAAGTGGATGTAAGAGAAGAGGTAAGGGGGAAACTTACTTATCTTTCTGAGGTGATAGCTGTGAGGGCATAGGCCAGCCAGGGTGGGAGTGGGGCAGAGTACAGAAGTGTGAAGATTCCAAAGcagagagcagacagcaggtgtcGAAGGACAGTCTCTAGGTGAGAGGCCTGGTGCCCAGGTAGGCCTGGGGACATACTCACTTCAGGGTTGGCAAAGATGATGTGGTCAGTGTCCGAGCCAGGCAGGCACAGCTTCCCCAGAGACTGGTGGCCCCATTGAGCAGGACCTGGGGCCTCTGTGCTCAGAACAGGGGGCTGTGGGCACAGAGCCCAAAGGGCACTCTTAAAGGGCCAGTGCTCTGAGGTCATCTGTGGTCCTCAGACCTCCAGCCAATGAGGTAAGGGGATCATTTGTATATCCCATTGGCCTGgggtggcagggggtgggggtgagaaGAGAATAGAGGACAAGTATGTGTGTTCTCTAGGAAGGAGAGGGGGGTATCCTTCCCAACAAAGCTCCTCAGTGATGGTCTGACTAACTTGTGCTCAGTCCCCAGTACACAGAGCCTCACTGGCTCTTGACCAGTGCCTTTCCATATGAACACAACCCTCAGCCCTCAGCTATTGAAAGCCTAGGAATGGGAAAGAGGGGCAGACAAGCTCCCAGCACCCCCATCCTCCATGGCACTGTCTTTAgggagtaccaaaaaaaaaaaaaaaccagacccgtttccaactcataacaaccctacataacaaaatagaactgccacatagggtttccaaggagtggctggtggatttgaattgttggcctttggttagcagctgaactcttaaacactgcatcaccagggctccttagggagtACAAGTTCTCCCCAGTTCACTCTCACCTGGCCTGAGGGGTCTCTACACCCTGCCCATCCTCACCCTGCCTGACAGGCCTCCTCAGAAAGATAAACAACCCTTACTTCGACCAATACTCAGTCTCTCCCTCTCTTGCTGACTCAGCCCCAGTATAGGCAACCCAGCTTGGGAGGAAGAGcaggaaaagagagaatgagGAACTCTGCTCCTTCTTTCCGGGACACTGCAGGACACTGAAATCTCATCACCAGCAATCCAGCCCAGGCACTTTTGTAACTGCCCTCATGTGCCCTCTGCTCCCACTCGCCTTTTCCCTATGTGTGcctgtctctttctcttcctctctcagcCATCCTTGTTTCCAGATGGCTGGGGAGGTGACCTACATATTCAGCCTAATCCCCTAACACCTCTTAGAGCTATCATCCCCAAGTAGGAGTTGGAACAGAGATACTGGGAATTACCCAAGATGTTTAAACCTGTCTGAAGCTGTTTAAATAGGGTATGTATTAGGACTCCAGGAATTAAAGTCTCTTCCCTACCCTCTGGGGACACCCAAACACTCCCATGGGGTTAACTAGTCCTCATTTCCAACCCACAGAGAGACCTGGGTGTCCATCAACCCTGAGGGTCATCAGTTACGTCCGTTAACCTGATCCCAGGCTAGCCTTAGGTGTTGGGTGAAGAGCTGGTAGATGCAGACAGTctaagacagtggttctcaaagtgtgcctGGGTCTGATGCTGTTTGCTCAGAGCAATGAACCCAAGGCCTGGGAGCAGAGCCGCGAAATGGTAGTGGGGAACACCAGACGGGGAAGGCCACACACATGCCGTGGAATGTAGCTCTAAGGTGGACATTCAGGACAGAGACCCCAGAGTTTCCCTGtttgaagaagaaagaggaagtgTTCTGTGCAGCCTTCTTTTCATGCCTGGTCAGGGCTGGCCAGACACTTGCCCCCACCTAGCAGCTGTCAGGTCTGTGCTGATTCTCTTGTTTACTAGCAGGCTCAAAGGATACGTGGGAGGGCTAAGCTGCTAACAGGCTAAAGGAGTCAGACTAAACAAGCTCAGGAGAGCTGAACTGCTTGGGGCTCTGACCAGGTGCCACTAACCAGGGAAAGGAGCGTGGGGAGTGAAGGCAGGGCCAGGGCTGGTCCAGAGGGAAGGACCAAGGAAACAGAGAGGAGAGGATGCTGCAGCCAGCAGGGACCAGGGAGGCAGAACCCAGCCCAGGGTGGGAACTCAGAAGATGGGAAACGGATACTGGAACTGACTCCCTCAAGGACATCTGGAGACACAGAAATGAAGATGAAAAAGATAAGCCAGGGTGGACTCTAGGAATGAGAAAACAGAGCAAGGGGGGAAGGAAAAGGAGGCAGTTGGTATTGAGCTGGGAGAGACGGCTGACCAAGTCAGGTGCTCCACAGGCATTTGGatttaaggaagcagagagacataggcaCACGGAAGAGACGGGCAAAAGGCCACAGGAAActaaaagaaagggaggaagctTTCTGGAGAGGACCAAGAAGGGAGTAAGGGAGAACAGGAGAGGTGGATAGGAGcacagagactagaagaaccaaAGTGGCAGAAGAAAGGGACAGAGGAAAGTAGGATTAGGCACAGATACGGGGACGCAGAAAGACAGATGGTCAGGACTGAGGAAAAGTGATGACCAAAGGACAAAGAGGGAGAAAGATACAGACAGAGGGATGCAGGCCGTAGGGAAAGGGGGCCTGGAGGTGTGGGGtagaaaatgaagaggaaggagaagagatgAAACAGGGTCAGCATTCTGGGATGCTACCCCAGCTTCTCGGTCCTGTATCCCCATTTTTGGAACCCTGTAAGACTACTTCTCATTCCTAGTTCTGGCTTTTGGTATCTAGATCTTCAGTAATAGATCCAAATCCTCAAACCTCTTTCTGGTCTACCTTAtgcattcatttgacaaatatttattaaacaccttcTGTATGCCAGGAACTGTACTACACATTCAGGATACATCAGTAAATAAGACTGACATCAGCCCTGCCTTCATGAAGCAGAGAAGCATCAAATTATTGCCAGTAGACCTGGGCAAGAGTGGCCTCTGCCCTGGGCCTTGTGTTTTGGGAGGCTCCACTTTGGCCCTCCTCTGGTTGTGCCCCACCCCATGAAAAGAGGAGTCCAGCCCTCTTCCGCCCACACCCCACACTGCAATTCCCTGCATGGACCTCTTCCCTGAGTCTGTCCTCCCAGGGGTGGACCACACTACCTAGGCCCAAAGGCTGGCTAAGAGGAGGCTATTTGCAGGGGGATGCAGATGGAGTTTGGATGTGCAAACTAGGAAGGCCACATGAGTGCACATGAGGCCACTGGCGATAACAAGATGGTGTCAGGGGTGGGGAAAGAAGGGGACCCAGGTGAGGGTCAGTGCCCAAAGACTGGTCTCTGCACAGCACCACATTCTGGTGCAGAATGCTGAGGAATCCAAGAAAAATCCAAATTTAAACCTGATCTTGCAGACCATTATGAAGGTGTATTTGTCAAGGTAGAAGGATAGAACATGTTTTATTTAACAGTTTGTTTGCTTGAGTTATAcgttttaaatatttaaacacaAGACACGTGAGCCTTTAATTGTACTCTGCCCCAGGTCCTACATGTGTTAGGGATGGGCCTACATAAAAAGAAACCATTGTAACTGAGATCAGTGCTATGAAGGAGAAGGGCAGGGTACTATGAGATTTTATTTCATGAAGGCCTAGTCTTATTAGACTTattagggtggggaggggtggcgTTGCAGGCACAGCGTCCCTAACAAGCCACATTAAATTGAAGCTGGTCAAGTGAGTAAGAGCTGGCTGTGCCTGGAGGTGTGGAGTGGGTAGAGGCTTCAGGGTCTGGAACAGTGCATGCAAAGGCACTGAGGCAGAAAAGAGGTAGACATGTTcaggaaactgaaaaaaagaCCAATGTAGCTAGAGAGTAGAAAGCAAGGAAGGTGGGGAGAAAGGTAAAAGGTGAGGTTGGAGAATTCAGCAAGGGCCAGGTCATGCAGAGCTCGTAGGCCAAGCTGATGATGTGGGCTTTATTCTAAGCAGTGAGAAGCTATTAAAAGGTTTTCAGTGGGGACACGATGTGATCCGATTTGTGTTTGAAAAGATCATTTTGGCTCTAATGTGGGGGCGGGAATGGAATCAGGGAGTCAGACGGGGGGGGCAAATGCAACATCCAAGTCGAATTTGAGGGATATCTTAAGGATTCCTCAGGAAACAAACACCAAAATGGAACCTTGTGTACAGATAGTTTGTTGAAGAGGACTTTCAAAGGGAGCGAGGAGGACTCGACAGAGGGAAAAGCTGAACAGCACTGCAGTTGCAGCCGAGACCTCAGCGGAGGCATAGGAAACCTGGAGCTAGGATGGACCGTCAGAGTGGCCAAATTCCAGCAAGGAAGACAGGCCTTTGGACCCCACATAAACCAGCCATTGGACAGCTCCTTCAGCCAACAGACAATGCTCAGGGAAGTACTCAGCTGTGAGCCATCAGCAGCCAACACTCAGCAGCTGGGACAGTGGGTACCTTGATCCTGAAGGGGGAATCTGGGCATTGCACCACCGAATCCACTACAGGGGGTCCATTTGACATTCAAGGGCATAGCCCAGAGGGCGCCAGGGAAGGAGAAAATGCAGACCAGAGCAAGGCTGGTCACACCCTGCCCCCTGGTGGTGCTTCTTGAATGCTGGGCCAGGGGTGGGCCTGGCTCAGGAGGACCCAGGAACTGAACAAAAGTGTGTAGCAGATAAGGAGGAATCAGGAGTGTAAGGAAATCCTTATGGGAGTCCCTTACTCAGTCTGCCTAAAGCTAGAGAAGGAAATAATGgtggggggagggttcagaaatgtgggattcattcatttttcattgAACCAACATTTGTTATAGGCCAGATACTACTAGGAGCCTAGGACTAAAAACAAGTCTAAAGTTTGGGTCCTCCTCTCAAGGAGCAAACACC from Elephas maximus indicus isolate mEleMax1 chromosome 10, mEleMax1 primary haplotype, whole genome shotgun sequence includes:
- the NRL gene encoding neural retina-specific leucine zipper protein; translation: MALPPSPLAMEYVNDFDLMKFEVKREPPEGRSGPPIASLGSTPYSSVPPSPTLSEPGVVGATEGSRPGLEELYWLATLQQQLGAGEALGLSPEEAVELLQGPVPAEGPQGYYPGSPEETGAQHDQLADRFSDAALVSMSVRELNRQLRGCGRDEALRLKQRRRTLKNRGYAQACRSKRLQQRRGLEAERARLLAQLDALRAEVARLARERDLYKARCDRLTSSGPGSGDQAHFFL